Proteins encoded within one genomic window of Burkholderiaceae bacterium:
- a CDS encoding Zinc metalloprotease, which translates to MMRPRLPYTPDLFDAIPPESRFFEKNRPLAGVDSSQLAIKSAANVNRGVDPAAAPSLFTHPRANRRARLGGTQVAYELRRSARRTIGFSIGQDGLLVSAPRWVPLAEIDAALQEKSRWIVRKLEQAEERLQRLEQSRIVWRDGVTLPYLGQPMTVVLSANQGAGRGAGRGAAAMLQGDAGVPQVSGDALRLRVALAPGAGAQQLRDTVLAWLMRQARRLFQERLDWFAPRLGVQWRRLVLSNAGTRWGSANANGGIRLNWRLIHFDLAVIDYVVVHELSHLRVMDHSPRFWALVESVLPDYAARKALLSEDALPRW; encoded by the coding sequence ATGATGCGGCCCCGTCTGCCGTACACGCCCGACCTGTTCGACGCGATACCGCCAGAGTCACGGTTCTTCGAGAAAAATCGGCCGCTAGCCGGTGTGGATTCTTCACAGTTAGCTATCAAAAGCGCAGCAAACGTGAATCGCGGCGTGGACCCGGCCGCGGCGCCAAGCTTGTTCACGCACCCGCGCGCGAATCGGCGCGCGCGGCTCGGTGGGACTCAAGTCGCGTACGAGCTGCGGCGCAGCGCGCGGCGCACGATCGGCTTTTCGATCGGCCAGGACGGGCTGCTGGTCAGCGCGCCGCGCTGGGTGCCGCTCGCCGAAATCGACGCCGCGCTGCAGGAGAAATCGCGCTGGATCGTGCGCAAGCTCGAGCAGGCCGAGGAGCGCCTGCAGCGCCTGGAGCAGAGCCGCATCGTCTGGCGCGACGGCGTCACGCTGCCCTATCTCGGCCAACCGATGACCGTGGTGCTGAGCGCGAACCAGGGCGCGGGTCGGGGCGCGGGCCGCGGCGCGGCGGCGATGCTGCAGGGCGACGCCGGCGTGCCCCAGGTTTCAGGCGACGCGCTGCGGCTGCGCGTCGCGCTGGCGCCGGGCGCCGGCGCGCAGCAACTGCGCGATACGGTGCTAGCCTGGCTGATGCGGCAGGCGCGGCGCTTGTTCCAAGAGCGGCTCGATTGGTTCGCGCCGCGGCTCGGCGTGCAGTGGCGCCGGCTCGTGCTCAGCAACGCTGGCACGCGCTGGGGCAGCGCGAATGCGAATGGTGGTATCCGCCTGAACTGGCGGCTGATCCACTTCGATCTCGCGGTGATCGACTACGTGGTGGTGCACGAACTCAGCCATCTGCGCGTGATGGACCACAGCCCGCGCTTCTGGGCGCTGGTCGAATCGGTGCTGCCCGACTACGCGGCGCGCAAGGCGCTGCTCAGCGAAGACGCGCTGCCGCGCTGGTGA